GGCTTGTCCATGTCGGCACAATATGGATGGCTATTATGCTCAGTTTAACAGGTCTTGTCACGAATTATCTCCTTCTTGTTCTGCTTGCTGGCCTTGCAGGCCTCGGAACGGCTGCCTTCCATCCCCAGGCCTCGACAATGATTACGGTTGTTAGCGGAGACCGAAAGGCTGTTCTTCTATCAACTTTTATTGCCTTTGGTAACATTGGGTTTGCTCTCAGCCCGCTTCTCCTTGTCCCCTTATTTCAGACTTACGGTCTCAGTGCTTCCGTTTATACAGTTATCCCGGGAATACTAGTCGCCTTACTACTCTATTTCTTTGCCCCTAAAAATAATGTGCTTGGAGGAAGAACCCCTTCTTTAAAAGAAGTAATACAATCTTTGCAAAATGCTCGTGCCGAACTGCTGACAATAACGAGTGTTATTGCCATTCGTGCCTTAGCCTATACCGGATTGTTAACCATCCTCCCTTTGTATTTTCAAGCTCAAAAACTTTCTTCCATTGCTTCTAGTCATTTAGTCTTTATAATGCTGTTCTCTGGAGCAATTGGCGGAATCCTAGGTGGATATCTTTCAGATCGCTATGGGCGCAAATTATTAATTGTCAGTTCACTAAGCCTGGCTACCCCTCTATTCTATGGTTTTCTAAACACCCAAGGCACTTTAAGCAGTGTATTTCTAGCTCTTGCTGGTGCTTCTCTGTTATCCAGCTTTTCTGTGACAGTTGTTGCAGCACAAGAAGCTATTCCTAATAATAAATCATTAGCCGCTGGATTAACCATGGGGTTTGCTGGAGGAATCGGCGGACTAATGGTCATAATCATTGGTCAAATAGGAGACCTCTATGGTTTATCAACAGCTATTTCCGTATTATTCTTTCTCCCACTCGTGGCTGGAGCTATTGCTTTACTCATGAAAAGCCGACCAACGGCTAAATCTGAGCGAATGGCAGTTCAATAATAACAGTGATTTTCACAATTTAGAAAAGGAGCCTTCTACTCATGTAGAAATGAGGTAGAAGGCTCTAGATATTATAATATACTTGATAAGTTTTAGGCTTCACTAATCTTAAAAGCTCCACGCATCAGGTTAAATACAAGATCTTCCGTGCCTTCTAAAGCCCGAGGCTTTTTAGAACTTACCCAATCACTAATTACTGCATCGAGTGTTCCAAAGAACATCTGACGGCCAATCTTAACGTCTGGCAAAACAATTTCCTGTTTTTCAACACCTTCAGCAAGTACCTGCTCAATCAAATGAAAATACTCCCGCAGTGGCCCTGATATTGCTTCTCGAATTTTCGGATCAGACTGTCTGAGCTCAATCTGAGTAACGACAGCTAAAGAACGATTTTCCTGCATTTGCTTGAAATGAGTCCGAATTATACAAAATATTCGCTCTTGAGTTGTCTGGCATTGAACAATGGATCGACGAATCTCTTGAATAAAACGTCCCATCCGATCAGAAAACAAGCTGACTAAAATATCTTCTTTGTTTTTAAAATATAAATAAATTGTACCATCAGCCACTCCAGCTAATTTTGCGATCTTGGAAACTTGGCAAGTATAATAGCCATATTCTGCAAAAGCCTCCGTGGCTGCATCTAAAATAGCGTGATATTTTTCCTCACGGGGCTTACTCATTTGATCACGAGCTCCCTTCTCAACACTTTCATAGATTACTTTTCTTGATTGCACTTTACAATCATATCATAAACTAACCCATCTATCATCATTTTGTTGAGCTTTGATCTAACATTATTTGACCTCTTCCTGTTAGTACCCAGCAAGTTAACGTTTCGGGAGTAAGAAACCCACATCCTTCACAATGACTATCTTGGTCATGTCCACAAGCGGAACTGCAAGTAGGTCCTAGAAGCTCTCGACGAACATACCCCATATGTTCCATTTGTTTTAAAGCACCTTCCAATTCTCTGACCGAATAACCAACCTCTGCAGCAAGTTGTGTCATTGATAACGTTTCTTTGCGCGATAAGATTTCCAGTATATCCCTAAGCATTCCGTTCCTCCCAAAGGGTAGAATTATTTGATACCTAATGCTAGCCCACAATGGAAAATAAGCCATCCTAAACCAAAACTAAGCAACAGATTGTAAGCAATTCCGAAACTTGTCCAGCCGATACTTCTGGATTCTTTATAGGTTGTTACAACGGATGCGAGACATGGAATATAAAGCATGTATACAACTAAAAAAGTATAAGCTCCCAAAGGAGTCATGGCACCTGTCATTGCCTGGGCTATAGATTGGGAAGCATCGGCTGCCACTCCATACAATATCCCTAATGTAGACAGGGTTGTTTCTTTCGCAGTAAATCCAAAAACAATGGCTACCATAATCCGCCAATCAAAGCCTAATGGTTGGCCAATAAAAGCGAGCCAACTCCCCATTTTCCCGGCCCAAGTGGCACTCATGGGTACCCCTTGAGGGTAACTGCTTAGTGCCCATACTATGATCGAAGCAACCAATATAAATGTCCATGCCCTTTTTAAGAAGGAATAGGTTTTTTGCCAAGTTGGCAATAGAATGTTTCGCATGGTTGGAATATGGTAAAGTGGAAGTTCCATAACGAAAGCTGAACGTTCTTTTTGGTTGACAACTCGTCTTAAAAAGAGTGCAGAAAACATCACAAGGACTAAACTTATAAATAAAAGGCTAACCATAACGACAGCACCTTGAGTACCGGGAAAAAATGCCGCAACAACTGCACTCATAACCCCTAAACGCGGAACACAGGGTATCAGAGGATTGATCAGCATCGTAATCAAACGATCTTTAGGGTCCTCAAGGGTTCGTGTTGCCATAATTCCAGGAACATTACAGCCATATCCTGATACTAATGAGAAAAAAGACTTGCCATGAAGACCCATAAGCTGCATAAAACGATCTCCTAAAAAGGCTGCACGAGCTAAATAGCCACTGTCTTGCATTAATGAAAAAAACGCAAAGAATATGGCAATTTGCGGAACAAATGCTAAAACGGCACCTACTCCAGCAAAGATTCCATCTCTCACCAGACTTTGTAAAACATCAGGTATTTGAAACCACTGCATTAGTCTAACAAGGTAATCAGCTGCCAAAGCCATCCCTTCAGATACAGCCCCTCCTAAGGGTGCACTGGCAACAAAGGAAAACCAAAACACCAGAGACAAGACGATGAACATAATAGGATAACCCCAAATAGGAGAAAGTATCCACTGATCCAGCCGATCTGTCCAGGTTGTTTTAATAGAATCTTCATGTTTCAAAAATTCCGGCAGTATTTTTGAAATGTATCGATACTTTGCATCAGCAACAGCCATTTCAAAATGATCCTTGCTCCACCCTTCAGCTTCATAAGTTTGGAGCAGCGTTTCTCCAGGCAAAAAAACCGATTCCTCAAGCTCATATTTCACTGGATCACCTATATCACAGCATGGATCCAAGCTTCTGTTTTTTTGAGTTGACTTGGG
This Desulfosporosinus orientis DSM 765 DNA region includes the following protein-coding sequences:
- a CDS encoding MFS transporter, whose amino-acid sequence is MNFKQPIEYSTIGVLSLAHMLNDMYSNYLPQMLPFLVAATGLSATRAAILVSAFTISSSFIQPLFGYFLDRQGKRWLVHVGTIWMAIMLSLTGLVTNYLLLVLLAGLAGLGTAAFHPQASTMITVVSGDRKAVLLSTFIAFGNIGFALSPLLLVPLFQTYGLSASVYTVIPGILVALLLYFFAPKNNVLGGRTPSLKEVIQSLQNARAELLTITSVIAIRALAYTGLLTILPLYFQAQKLSSIASSHLVFIMLFSGAIGGILGGYLSDRYGRKLLIVSSLSLATPLFYGFLNTQGTLSSVFLALAGASLLSSFSVTVVAAQEAIPNNKSLAAGLTMGFAGGIGGLMVIIIGQIGDLYGLSTAISVLFFLPLVAGAIALLMKSRPTAKSERMAVQ
- a CDS encoding TetR/AcrR family transcriptional regulator codes for the protein MSKPREEKYHAILDAATEAFAEYGYYTCQVSKIAKLAGVADGTIYLYFKNKEDILVSLFSDRMGRFIQEIRRSIVQCQTTQERIFCIIRTHFKQMQENRSLAVVTQIELRQSDPKIREAISGPLREYFHLIEQVLAEGVEKQEIVLPDVKIGRQMFFGTLDAVISDWVSSKKPRALEGTEDLVFNLMRGAFKISEA
- a CDS encoding winged helix-turn-helix domain-containing protein; its protein translation is MLRDILEILSRKETLSMTQLAAEVGYSVRELEGALKQMEHMGYVRRELLGPTCSSACGHDQDSHCEGCGFLTPETLTCWVLTGRGQIMLDQSSTK
- the feoB gene encoding ferrous iron transport protein B gives rise to the protein MKIALMGNPNVGKSTVFNVLTGSNQQVGNWAGKTVERKSGVIQRADEEIELVDLPGTYSLTAYSQEEIVTREYILREKPDVVMAMVDASNIERNLYLVLQILELIPRVVIGLNMMDLAKSSGISIQSQKLALALNVPVVEIIAAKGKGIEEFLAEAIRVGKFKSNPLIDDVPYPQDLENKIKAMEELLAETVWATQYPLRWLAIKRLEQDPEIGQIWKRVPKSTQKNRSLDPCCDIGDPVKYELEESVFLPGETLLQTYEAEGWSKDHFEMAVADAKYRYISKILPEFLKHEDSIKTTWTDRLDQWILSPIWGYPIMFIVLSLVFWFSFVASAPLGGAVSEGMALAADYLVRLMQWFQIPDVLQSLVRDGIFAGVGAVLAFVPQIAIFFAFFSLMQDSGYLARAAFLGDRFMQLMGLHGKSFFSLVSGYGCNVPGIMATRTLEDPKDRLITMLINPLIPCVPRLGVMSAVVAAFFPGTQGAVVMVSLLFISLVLVMFSALFLRRVVNQKERSAFVMELPLYHIPTMRNILLPTWQKTYSFLKRAWTFILVASIIVWALSSYPQGVPMSATWAGKMGSWLAFIGQPLGFDWRIMVAIVFGFTAKETTLSTLGILYGVAADASQSIAQAMTGAMTPLGAYTFLVVYMLYIPCLASVVTTYKESRSIGWTSFGIAYNLLLSFGLGWLIFHCGLALGIK